In Hippocampus zosterae strain Florida chromosome 21, ASM2543408v3, whole genome shotgun sequence, the genomic window CAATGCTAGGTTATTACCGTGGGGAATATCTCGACAAACGACGTCACGTCAGCGAAATTGGCGGGTTTTTGTAGTAACgtaattgttaaaaaaagaattatcaCAAAATGTTTCCCACGCTGTCTCGTTTGAGAGGAAATGGTGGCAACGCTGGATCGAAGCTAAGTGGCTAACGACGAATCGTGTTTTGGCCATGTAGTTAGTTAGCCGTCACTTtcgtcaatttttttcccaataattTCACATAATTAGACTGCTAGCGCGTTTGTTGATTACTTTTGGGATAGTCGGGTGAGTTCACTTACAATTCAATTTATTTCGCTTTAGAGTTCAGAACAGGAAATTACGTCAAGTCAAGTAAAAGTTTAAAGTTACACTTGGTGGGCCAGTGTATGTCACAGATATGAGTATGGGGTACCTGTACAGATTTGGTCGTCTATGTCATAGAtgtgttttaaatataaaacCAATGTGAAAACGATATTATATCCCTCCTGATAACTTCCCATTTTGTAATTACTGTTCATACATTCCCTTACCTCGCATAATTAGACTTCCATTTATTCCTACTACATACTAACATGCAACATTGTAGTCATGTTCTTATTCATCTCGCTTACACTAGGTTGACAtgccatttctgaatttccttcacATGATAAATAAGTGTCTACAATTTCCCATGAGAACTGACGAGTCACCCTTGTCTGCTTTTGTCAGTATGCCTGCTGAACGCAAGCGCTCAGTCAACATGGACGAGAAAGATGCTTGTTCCGCCAGCAACAAGGATATAGAGAAGGACAGAGATGCGGAGCGgaaagcggcggcggcagcagtaGCGCTACGGGACAAAGCCAAAGACGAGGCCAAGATGAGTGGCAAAAAGGATGGTGGCAAAGACGAGAAGAGGAAGCGCCaggaagaggagaagaagaagaaagaggagaaggagcggaagaagaaagaggaggagaaacAGAAGGCGGAGGAAGAGCAGAAGCAGAAGGAAGAGGAAGTGAAGAAGCAACAAGAGGAGCAGGAGAGAAAGTTTCAAGAGGATGAAGCCAAAAGGCAACGCGAGGAGGAAGCGGCTATCCTGAAGTATGGGAATTTGTCATATCAGTCTGAAATTATTTGGTTTGTTTCTGAACCTATTGagtagattattattattatttttaacttcaACACATCCCTGCTCTTTTACTGTACATGCAAAGAAATTGTCCGTTAAATTCCGGCCAATTCCAAATAAGTACATTTAGATTGTTCTGTCAGACCTCCTGTCTGATCCCGATGATTTGTCGCAGGGAACAGGAAGAGGGGCAGCAGCTGCACCAGGAGGCCTGGGAGCGCCACCACTGCCGGAAGGAGCTGCGCAGCAGGAACCAGAATGCCCACGAGGCCCGTCCAGAGGAGGCCTTCTTCAGCCGCCTGGACTCCAGCCTGAAGAAGAACACGGCTTTTGTCAAGAAGCTGCGCACGCTCACCgagcagcagcgcgactctctCTCCAACGATTTTTCCTCCCTCAACCTCAGCAAGTACATCGGCGAGGCGGTCAGCTCGGTGGTGGAGGCCAAGCTGAAGATCTCGGACGTGGGCTGCGCCGTACACCTGTGCTCGCTCTTCCACCAGCGGTACGCCGAGTTCGCCCCGCTGCTCCTGCAGGCCTGGAAGAGGCACTTTGAGGCACGCAAGGAGGACAAGGCGCCCAACGTCAGCAAGCTGCGTACCGACCTGCGCTTCCTGGCCGAGCTCACCATCGTGGGCTTCTTCACCGACAAAGAGGGCCTGTCCCTCATCTACGAGCAACTCAAGAACATCATCGGCGCCGACCgcgacacgcacacgcatgtgTCAGTGGTGATTAGCTTCTGCAAGCACTGTGGCGACGACATCACCGGCTTGCTTCCCCGCAAGGTCAAGATGGCCGCCGACAAGTATGGCCTGGCCTTCCCGCCGAGTGAGATCATCAGCGCTGAGAAGCAGCAGCCCTTCCAGAACCTGCTGCGCGAGTATTTTACGTCCCTCGCCAAGCACCTGAAGAAGGACCACCGGGAGCTGCAGAACATCGAAAGGCAGAACAGGTGAGGGTTAACACGGTGTCCTGGCACATTCAGTGAACTTTGCATATTTGGCATATTTCCTTTCCTTTGGCTCAGGCCAAAGCGGCGTGGTGAAGGTAAAGGTAACGTCTGCTGTGGTCTTCAGGCGCATCTTGCATTCCAAAGGGGAGCTGAGCGAGGACCGCCACAAGCAGTACGAGGAGTTCGCCACGTCCTATCAGAAGCTGCTGGCCAACACGCAGTCGCTGGCTGACCTGCTGGATGAAAACATGCCAGATTTGCCTCAGGACAAGACCGTGCAGGAAGGTTGGGCCACACTTTGCCTCCGTCTCGAGCTCACTTGGCTTCAACTCGGTCAAACAAAGCTGCCGCGCTTCCTCCCGCAGAACACGGCCCCGGCATCGACATTTTCACCCCCGGCAAGCATGGAGAGTATGACCTGGAGGGCGGCCTCTGGGAGGACGAAGACGCGCGCAACTTCTACGAGAACCTGGTAGACCTGAAGGCGTTCGTCCCCGCCATCCTCTTCAAGGACAACGACAAGGGCGGACAAAGCAAGGACAAGGATGAAGCCAAAGGTCATCAACGACAATCCTGCCTTGAATTATGTTTTGCAGCATTCCAGGaatgcttatttttattttaacttgaagATAATAAGGAACGTAAATATAGATTGTAACCAGCAAACACATTAATCCAAAATGAAGACACTCACAAGGATCAACTCCACTTCCTGACGTCGCTCACGAGGCCACGCCCCTGATTGGCACCCATCCAAAGCAAATACTTTGTAGTAACTCCACGTACCCCGTTGTCTGCGGCAGATGGCCGAGAGGCGAAGGAAGCTGCCAGCGCCACGGAGGAGCTGGAGCTGGAGGCTCTGGACATCGCCGACGAGGCTCTAGAGCTGGAAGGAACCGATGAGGCCGAGAGTGAAGAGCTCAGCAAAAAGCTCATCGATGAGCAGGGTAAATTTTCATACCTCCTGCGTTTATGATcgatatgatttaaaaaaaaaataattgtgtgaCGTTTAGAGCAAGAGGACGAGGAGACCAACACGGGATCCCACCTGAAGCTGATTGTGGACGCGTTCATCCAGCAGCTCCCGAACTGCGTTAACCGAGACCTCATAGACAAGGTGAGCGCAAACGAGTCCGCGCAACCGAAGCGCGCCTGCCGCACGTGCAAACGTCTGTTCACTTCGTCCCCCCCATGCAGGCCGCCATGGACTTCTGCATGAACATGAACACCAAATCCAACAGGAGGAAGCTGGTGCGAGCGCTCTTCACCGTGCCCCGGCAGAGGTGACACATGACGCACACTCAAGACGGCGTGGATAGAAAGCTATTTTCTCCATGGCGCACTCGGTTCTCACGATTAGAACGCCAACAGGACAACTATACCTTTGTAGTGATGTGCCTTTGCAGCTCCAAGATCAATTTGGGCGGATGTGACCGTGCTTCCAAGACTGGCCACCAGGAGGCGTGTTATCAAGTTTGTGACTCGAGTCCTTATGTTTCAGGTTGGATCTTCTGCCTTTTTACTCCCGCCTGGTGGCCACTCTTCATCCCTGCATGTCGGACATGGCCGAAGACCTCTGCTCCATGCTGAAGGGAGACTTCAGGTTTCACGTAAGGACCCAGGCTCATCCCACTTGATGCATCAGATTTCCTTGAACAAACCCTGTTGGTTTCGTGCTCCAGATTCGCAAGAAGGACCAGATCAACATTGAGACCAAGAATAAAACGGTCCGCTTTATCGGGGAGCTGGCCAAGTTCAAGATGTTTTCCAAGACGGACACACTTCATTGTCTCAAGGTGACCGACGTCTCGTTTGATAGGATCAGCGGGCGCTGGATTTACactagaaaaaaatgtcaattgacACCCCCAGATGTTGCTGTCTGATTTCACGCATCACCACGTGGAGATGGCGTGCACCCTGCTGGAAACCTGCGGCCGCTTCCTCTTCAGGTCGCCCGACTCTCACCTGCGCACAAGCGTCCTGCTGGTCAGCCCCTCTTCTGTGTTTAATTCTTCTCGCTTGGATGATGTCAACGATTTGCTCGAACTTTGGTTCTCTATTACTGTTGCGAGCGCGCACGTGTGACACTCATGTGGTCCCCCCCAGGAGCAAATGATGCGTAAAAAGCAGGCTCAGCATCTGGATGCGCGCTACGTGACCATGGTGGAGAACGCCTACTACTACTGCAACCCGCCGCCCATGGAGAAGacggtgaagaagaagaggccgCCGCTGCAGGAGTACATCCGCAAGCTACTCTACAAGGACCTGTCCAAGGTCACCACGGAGAAGGTGCTGCGGCAGATGCGCAAGCTGCCCTGGCAGGACGCCGAGGTGAAGAGCTACCTGATCTGCTGCATGGTCAACATCTGGAACGTCAAGTACAACAGCATCCACTGCGTGGCCAACCTGCTGGCCGGCCTGGTGGCCTACCAGGAGGACGTGGGCATCCATGTGGTGGACGGCGTCCTGGAGGACATACGCCTGGGCATGGAGGTACACCCCTTTTACGCCGACTCATACGTACACAGTGCAGCCAGGGCGGGGCGATTTCACGTCATATTTCTGGCCGCCAGGTAAACCAGCCCAAGTTCAACCAGCGGCGCATCAGCAGCGCCAAGTTCCTGGGCGAGCTGTACAACTACCGCATGGTGGAGTCGGCCGTCATCTTCCGCACGCTCTTCTCCTTCATCTCCTTCGGCGTCAATCAGGACGGCAGCCCCAGCTCCCTGGATCCCCCCGAGCACCTCTTCCGCGTCCGCCTGGTGTGCACGCTGCTCGACACCTGCGGCCAGTATTTTGACCGGGGCTCCAGCAAGAAGAAGCTCGATTGTTTCCTCATCTACTTCCAGGCAAGTCGCACCTGCGCCGTGGACTAAACGACGAGACTGCCGCCGATGCGATTCGACGGCGTGTTTGGGGAAACGGTgctgatgcgtgtgtgtgtgtacgcagcGCTACATCTGGTGGAAGAAGAGCGTGGACGCCTGGAGCAAAGAGCACCCCTTCCCCATCGACATTGACTACATGATCAGCGACACGCTGGAGCTCCTGCGGCCCAAAATGAGGATCAGCTCGTCCATGGAGGAGGCCGGCCGGCTAGTGCTGGACCTGGAGCGAGAGGTGCTCGTCAAACTTGGTACGGGCAAAATCAATCTTCCAGTCGATGGCccgaaacgttttttttttttgtggtattgACGcgccaagaaaaaaagaaatctgagaGCGGGAATGGAGGAAAATACTTTGCGACACTGCACGTTTGTTCCATCCTGTCTCACTGGTTGAGCCGCTCTTTTGCTTTTGGCCCAGCGGCATTCCTTTAGTCGTTAAAATCTTGTTCGATGCCGCGCTTCGTCCTAATTTGGGACCGAGATGAACAATGAAGACATCCGCCGCAGTAACAATGGGGCAACATTTGCCTCCTGATTACGAACAAGAATGAACGAAAGTCTTCTGTCAGCCAATCGGCGCCTGGCCTTGGGTACTCCTCAGAGGCTGTTGCAGCAATAGGAGGGAAGCAATGCCTGAGGCTGCTGTTGGAGTTGCGCCTCACTTCAGGAGAACGGCGGCTTTGTGTGCCGGTTTCGAGGTGTCGACTGAGGAAAATGTCAACCGCCTTCTCCGCCCTGTGAGagcgtgacacaaaaaaaacatttctcggATCATTCTTCAGAAAATGTTTGCGATATTGTGCTTTTAGGGTGACGTTTCAGAACTTTTATGAGCACGACCAGAATTTGGTAATAAGCTGCCCTTTGTCTGGAAAGTGTTTTCAtgctacatttgaaaaaaaaatgtgcacatgtggaGTGACGGAGGCCCCGAGGTGAACACTGCTGCTATTGTGTCAGCGTGATCAGATATTCCTCGTCTGCCGGGTCCGTTCAGAAGCTGTCGGACTGCTCTGCCTTGTTGCTTCTCTTGTATCAAAATCTCAAGAAGAAGATGACCACGTGCTGTGTTCATAAGTGTTTACAAACATTCTGTAGAAAATGGGggcatgagcttttttttttttaatcttctccTGGTGTCTCCTGTCTCTGCAGGTCTGGCCATGGAGAAGGAAGGCCGCTCCAGCGCCATGAGCGAAGGGGAAGTCCTGGACGAGGATGAGGACGACGAAGACGAGGAGGGCGGCGCCGAGACGGAGGAGCAGTCAGGCAATGAGAGCGAAATCAACGAACCTGAGGAGGACGTGAGTCTGTGATCTCAAAGCCTacatatacataaatatatttatattttttttattctggggGGGTGCACACAGGAGGCGTCtgacaatgaagaggaggagcgggatgaggaggaagaggagaacacGGACGACCTGACAGACTCCAACAAAGAGAACGAGACGGATGAGGAGAACAACGTGAGAGCTCTCGTTCTCACTTGTTCCTCcacttgcttgatttttttttttttttttttgccacagtaaCTCGGAACTTGCTTGAAAGGCGAAGGCGAAGCCTTGAGACTCGCATCTATGTGACTTGCGCTTTTCTGCTCTGCGCTCATAGGAGGTGACCATCCGCGGCGGCGGACTGAAGCACGTGGCCTGCGCAGAGGACGAGGACTTCATCCAGGCCTTGGACAAGATGATGCTGGAGAACCTGCAGGTGCGCCCGGTGCTCCGACCCCCCACCGGTCCACATGCGTGGTCTCGCGTGACCTTTAAAATGTTGGCCCGCCGGTTTGCTCCCCGCAGCAACGGAGCGGCGAGACCGTGAAGGTGCACCAGCTGGACGTGGCCATCCCCCTGCAGCTGAAGAGCCAGCTGAGAAAGGGCGGCTCCGGCCAGTCGTGCATCGGCGAGCCAGACGCCGACGTCTCCGACACCATGCAGTTTGTCATGCTCACGCGCAGGGGCAACAAGCAGCAGGTGAGCGGCGCCCGATTTGCCTCCATTCTCTTCCAAGGGTCACTTTGGCCATGTTTGTTCACCTGGAATTTCTGCTCGGGGCACTTCAAGCGCTCGTTCCGTGTTGTTTAGAAAATGGCGGCCACTTGTCATGCTGCCATCAAATGCCTTTGGTCCCAGTTCTCCCTATAGCTCGGTACCAAATGGCCCATAGGCTGGCCTAATCAACACACCAGAGCGGAGGACACGCCATACGTCCAGTGAAATACGCACACGCAGCGATAATATTGACTTTCaaaatccgtgtgtgtgtgtgtttgtgtgctggcAAGCTGGGGAATGTGCGGTTTGGAGTTTGAGGCCGCCTCTCATACTGCGTTGGGTGTGTCCAGTTTTTGGACGTGTAACCAAGAAAAATGGCTGGAAAAGTACACAGTACgccctcgcgcacacacacacacaattctttATGTGGTgggcgtgtgtgagtgtgtgccctGCTGTGTGGTTTTACTTCTCCAGTCACACCTTCAGCACATATGTTGACATTGGACTGCGATACGAATtcattttggtttcattttaaacAGCGCGTACGTGTGGATGCCACTCTCAAAATATCATGGCAAGAATACCGagccgtcattttttttcaaacaaatctctTCAGTccccaaaaatatgtttgacCCACTTTCTACCTGACAAACAGCACCGTCTATCGAATTGAAGCTCACAAACACATCGCTTACGATTCGGTGACTGCTCTGGGCCGTAATGTGTcagaaaattggcaaaaatgttgCTCAGAATTTACCCAGAATTTCATTAGTCCACCTCAACT contains:
- the upf2 gene encoding regulator of nonsense transcripts 2, which translates into the protein MSHGNQTSKTDVCFPLTHSMPAERKRSVNMDEKDACSASNKDIEKDRDAERKAAAAAVALRDKAKDEAKMSGKKDGGKDEKRKRQEEEKKKKEEKERKKKEEEKQKAEEEQKQKEEEVKKQQEEQERKFQEDEAKRQREEEAAILKEQEEGQQLHQEAWERHHCRKELRSRNQNAHEARPEEAFFSRLDSSLKKNTAFVKKLRTLTEQQRDSLSNDFSSLNLSKYIGEAVSSVVEAKLKISDVGCAVHLCSLFHQRYAEFAPLLLQAWKRHFEARKEDKAPNVSKLRTDLRFLAELTIVGFFTDKEGLSLIYEQLKNIIGADRDTHTHVSVVISFCKHCGDDITGLLPRKVKMAADKYGLAFPPSEIISAEKQQPFQNLLREYFTSLAKHLKKDHRELQNIERQNRRILHSKGELSEDRHKQYEEFATSYQKLLANTQSLADLLDENMPDLPQDKTVQEEHGPGIDIFTPGKHGEYDLEGGLWEDEDARNFYENLVDLKAFVPAILFKDNDKGGQSKDKDEAKDGREAKEAASATEELELEALDIADEALELEGTDEAESEELSKKLIDEQEQEDEETNTGSHLKLIVDAFIQQLPNCVNRDLIDKAAMDFCMNMNTKSNRRKLVRALFTVPRQRLDLLPFYSRLVATLHPCMSDMAEDLCSMLKGDFRFHIRKKDQINIETKNKTVRFIGELAKFKMFSKTDTLHCLKMLLSDFTHHHVEMACTLLETCGRFLFRSPDSHLRTSVLLEQMMRKKQAQHLDARYVTMVENAYYYCNPPPMEKTVKKKRPPLQEYIRKLLYKDLSKVTTEKVLRQMRKLPWQDAEVKSYLICCMVNIWNVKYNSIHCVANLLAGLVAYQEDVGIHVVDGVLEDIRLGMEVNQPKFNQRRISSAKFLGELYNYRMVESAVIFRTLFSFISFGVNQDGSPSSLDPPEHLFRVRLVCTLLDTCGQYFDRGSSKKKLDCFLIYFQRYIWWKKSVDAWSKEHPFPIDIDYMISDTLELLRPKMRISSSMEEAGRLVLDLEREVLVKLGLAMEKEGRSSAMSEGEVLDEDEDDEDEEGGAETEEQSGNESEINEPEEDEASDNEEEERDEEEEENTDDLTDSNKENETDEENNEVTIRGGGLKHVACAEDEDFIQALDKMMLENLQQRSGETVKVHQLDVAIPLQLKSQLRKGGSGQSCIGEPDADVSDTMQFVMLTRRGNKQQFKILHVPLSSHLAANHFNQQQAEQEERMRMKKLTLDINERQEQEDYQEMLQSLAQRPAQANTNRERRPRYQHPKGAPNADLIFKTGGRRR